In the genome of Actinomadura luzonensis, the window GCGGTTCCTCGCAGTCATCGGGCCGCGCTCGGCGCGCGCCAGGGCCAGGGAGGCCAGGCCGGTCCGCACGGCCCCGCCCTGGGGGGCGGTGTCCACCAGGTACGCGTACTCCTCGTCGTAGCCGTACATGGCGACGACGTGGCCGCCGAAGTGCACCTTCGTGCCGAAGTAGTCCAGGTGGTAGCAGTCGAGCTGGAGGCCGACGGGGCGGCCGGCGTCGATGCGGGCGGCGACGTTCCGCCACGCCTTGCGCGCCGAGCCGGTCTCCTCCACCTCCAGCGTCAGCCCGAGCCTGGCGGCCAGGTTCCTGGTGAGCTCGAAGGGCTTCACCCGCCCGCCGAGGAACGGGAACGGCAGGTTCCTGGCGTCCCAGTAGACGAAGGACAGGCCCGCGCCGAGCCCGAACAGCATGGGCTCGGACAGGTCGATCCCCTCGTGCCGCAGCAGCACGCCGGCCGCCGTCGTCTCGCAGTGCTGCAGCCCGCGAGGCTCGATGCCGGTCAGGACGGTCATGGTCGCTCCCCTCGGTCGCCG includes:
- a CDS encoding BtrH N-terminal domain-containing protein, whose protein sequence is MTVLTGIEPRGLQHCETTAAGVLLRHEGIDLSEPMLFGLGAGLSFVYWDARNLPFPFLGGRVKPFELTRNLAARLGLTLEVEETGSARKAWRNVAARIDAGRPVGLQLDCYHLDYFGTKVHFGGHVVAMYGYDEEYAYLVDTAPQGGAVRTGLASLALARAERGPMTARNRSFWLAPPRRPVAWQEQVVPAIRACAAAFLAAPIANVGHRGIAKAARLVPGWLERAADPARDLPQAALLMERAGTGGALFRALYRDFLGECLQFVDDDRLRAGHRLYAEAAELWTEVAALVEKAGEGGEAGAAHLRRAGALLDDLAHVERDAMQALSELGPRP